A part of Ptychodera flava strain L36383 chromosome 11, AS_Pfla_20210202, whole genome shotgun sequence genomic DNA contains:
- the LOC139143832 gene encoding uncharacterized protein yields MYSEHDLLQKRPHVKTTVEKHAVIETSICKITSAIHTVVSRSTRDVFRQACFKKLQVSDVHEMSNEIRSRLEWIACQRMGYLVPQDKQNKEWKNYQPSAQEEPLQLVPDVQRVLGTEINVHQSHMNTDQKILELEKDFNIFTDEEMEEIDSLLSPDCDAVLDNSNPRADKEFPSQHDSSDAFNVQTNLLAQDWSAYTEEVNPSQCLERGSQKTAVDVTLSQPDAVDNDWFEEILLDSDWPAGN; encoded by the exons ATGTATTCCGAGCACGATCTTTTGCAGAAGCGACCCCACGTAAAAACGACTGTAGAG AAGCATGCTGTAATAGAGACCTCAATTTGTAAAATAACGAGTGCAATACATACAGTGGTCAGCAGAAGCACACGTGATGTATTTCGACAAGCCTGCTTCAAGAAATTACAG GTTTCAGATGTGCATGAAATGTCCAATGAGATAAGAAGTAGATTGGAATGGATAGCTTGTCAAAGAATGGGATACCTTGTACCACAAGACAAGCAGAATAAG GAATGGAAAAATTATCAACCATCAGCTCAGGAAGAACCATTACAGTTGGTACCAGATGTACAAAGGGTTCTTGGTACTGAGATAAATGTACACCAATCACATATG AATACAGATCAGAAAATCCTTGAACTTGAAAAGGACTTCAACATCTTCACTGATGAGGAAATGGAGGAGATTGACTCATTGCTTTCACCAGATTGTGATGCTGTGCTTGATAACAGTAATCCCAGGGCTGATAAAGAATTCCCATCACAGCATGACTCTTCAGATGCTTTCAATGTTCAGACAAATTTGCTGGCACAAGATTGGTCAGCTTATACTGAAGAAGTTAATCCTTCACAGTGCCTTGAACGAGGAAGCCAGAAAACAGCTGTGGATGTCACTCTG aGCCAACCAGATGCAGTAGACAATGACTGGTTTGAAGAAATACTTCTGGACTCTGATTGGCCAGCAGGAAATTGA